A single window of Watersipora subatra chromosome 9, tzWatSuba1.1, whole genome shotgun sequence DNA harbors:
- the LOC137405295 gene encoding LOW QUALITY PROTEIN: uncharacterized protein (The sequence of the model RefSeq protein was modified relative to this genomic sequence to represent the inferred CDS: substituted 1 base at 1 genomic stop codon) — MKSDSPSAAFELANLAALVLYLVFYLCDSPCRQAITFARVGLSIASPASFKLIVTEVNKSCKDVLPSLSIFSRLKVVLRKFDDSVEKRKDSLNLKVRECSSRYQNAPIVTEKRSHNGSERDQLPKAKWKVATQQDVVFNTLLDKMKSMGIGFLATQVEGIGRNVVSTLTSVLWFLNTHRETIKERAIVLPFEELTGYNNYKMQKKKKPVLHVDELKQNIDRLCELLNHLWFSNKNFQDFQSEVSKLVQGMKSYHDYLFCQRERTASNHASLEPIRAMKDTWTLRHLPASLGPISNSYIKVVEVVQNLHAYCPVLLLDLEPEDRYERRQWLEKLSLPFPATLYFYHLSNSLGSINFLWQRSGEKDDEDTIKTMTSLKETIQIYSTCTMRREFTNRYPSVKPALLRSMYNFLREDASAPVNAATASVDYRLEECLFAADDPDLVYDLRRNNGRVCDTRYDPFWKELQRYLDEKAAVHERQQADHLYFPFAVSVDSLRREITSRLPDDTPIPSASXLRFNFWPRNPYTYSAMAYTGRFNVKFAIQQRLARAQHAEAHYTGYQLKLMKEMAVEWKEHSIMVCVDDKAVVPIGEPTTPISTGVRLHNRSLVPANTVLIATDHDFHVAGAIPSVLFHVNIPSDPRNSFHQSKIHVTVKEKMFQPSNPMRNFAENSQILREMSTDGCELYSPVLFLYSDGGPDHRTNFKSVQLAGIAMFISLILDMYIAVRTVPMQSYTDPAERCMSCLNFALQNVSLCRELTDFELPLKSLTSLTKLRNAAERDPKIKDAYLESVRSVTTIVNKRFGKLMWQEEEVAVNQPADEESIQCQHHSFQIMKCTRQECAYCTLNPPRLSDKIFEKLHYLPDPVLGKDGDTYLPFNQVYGKETNDGGRPSLQSKAQPTARNKEKKDVLVADKFRRVVVCGKCQKPSVIYSRKKLSASDEKNISRMKEERVYVCGSQLFESGLLSDQFVVREGITCASPVKTTYYAEKMASFPDVCFHCVHPEIALTAAVQQKKEEYGIVRPICINCLVSGKEIVCRNAVRVVKKKRT; from the exons ATGAAATCGGATTCCCCGAGTGCTGCTTTTGAACTGGCAAATCTGGCAGCTCTCGTTCTTTACTTGGTCTTCTACTTGTGCGACAGTCCATGCAGACAG GCCATAACATTCGCCCGTGTTGGCCTGTCCATCGCTTctccagcttctttcaagctaattgTGACCGAAGTCAATAAATCTTGTAAAGACGTGCTACCTTCGCTGTCCATCTTCTCAA GACTGAAGGTAGTCTTGAGAAAGTTTGATGACTCTGTGGAAAAGAGAAAGGACAGCCTAAATCTAAAGGTGAGAGAGTGCAGTTCCAGGTATCAAAATG caccgattgtcacagaaaagcgcagccacaatggcagcgaaagggatcaactacctaaggctaaatg GAAAGTGGCTACCCAACAGGATGTTGTGTTCAACACCTTATTGGATAAGATGAAGAGTATGGGCATCGGCTTCCTTGCAACTCAGGTGGAGGGTATTGGTCGAAATGTTGTGAGCACACTCACAAGTGTGCTATGGTTCCTAAATACCCATCGCGAAACTATCAAGGAAAGAGCTATTGTTTTACCCTTTGAAGAATTGACAGGGTACAACAACTACAAAATGCAAAAGAAGAAAAAACCTGTGTTGCATGTGGATGAACTGAAGCAAAACATTGATCGTTTGTGTGAACTCTTGAACCATCTAtggttttcaaacaaaaatttccAAGATTTCCAAAGTGAAGTGTCCAAGCTTGTTCAAGGAATGAAGTCCTATCATGACTATCTTTTTTGTCAAAGAGAAAGAACAGCTTCCAACCACGCATCTCTTGAACCAATCAGAGCCATGAAAGACACTTGGACTCTGCGTCATCTTCCTGCCTCTCTGGGACCAATTTCAAACAGTTACATCAAAGTTGTGGAGGTAGTCCAGAATCTTCATGCATATTGTCCAGTATTACTACTGGACCTGGAACCTGAAGACAGATATGAGCGGCGACAGTGGTTAGAAAAGCTATCACTTCCCTTTCCAGCCACTTTGTACTTCTACCACCTTAGCAATTCTCTGGGAAGCATAAACTTCCTATGGCAGCGATCTGGAGAGAAAGATGATGAAGATACTATCAAAACTATGACTTCACTAAAAGAAACAATACAAATCTACTCGACATGTACAATGAGGCGAGAGTTCACAAACCGGTACCCCTCTGTTAAACCAGCACTTCTAAGGTCAATGTACAACTTTTTGAGAGAAGATGCATCAGCCCCAGTAAATGCAGCAACAGCCAGTGTTGATTATCGACTAGAGGAGTGTCTGTTTGCTGCTGATGATCCAGATCTTGTGTATGATTTGCGCCGAAATAATGGAAGAGTCTGTGACACTAGATATGACCCGTTCTGGAAAGAACTCCAGCGATACCTAGATGAAAAGGCTGCAGTCCATGAGCGTCAACAAGCAGATCATCTTTACTTTCCATTTGCTGTGTCTGTTGATTCATTACGCAGAGAGATCACTAGCAGATTACCAGATGATACACCTATACCATCAGCATCATAGTTACGGTTCAATTTTTGGCCTCGCAATCCCTACACATACTCTGCAATGGCATACACTGGAAGATTCAATGTCAAATTTGCCATACAACAGCGACTTGCTAGAGCACAGCATGCAGAGGCTCATTACACAGGCTATCAGTTAAAATTGATGAAAGAGATGGCTGTAGAGTGGAAAGAGCATTCGATAATGGTATGTGTAGATGATAAAGCAGTTGTGCCCATAGGTGAACCAACCACACCTATATCAACTGGAGTGCGGCTCCACAACAGGAGCTTAGTGCCTGCAAACACAGTTTTAATAGCAACAGATCATGATTTCCATGTTGCAGGTGCAATACCATCAGTTCTCTTTCACGTCAACATACCTTCAGATCCACGGAATAGTTTTCATCagagtaaaatacatgtaactgtaaAGGAAAAGATGTTCCAGCCGTCGAATCCTATGAGGAATTTTGCAGAAAATTCACAAATATTGCGAGAAATGAGTACAGATGGTTGTGAACTTTATTCACCAGTTCTCTTTCTATATTCAGATGGCGGTCCAGATCATCGCACAAACTTCAAATCTGTCCAACTAGCTGGCATTGCGATGTTCATTTCTCTCATCCTAGACATGTACATTGCAGTGAGGACTGTACCTATGCAAAGCTACACCGACCCTGCAGAAAGATGCATGAGTTGTTTGAATTTTGCCCTGCAGAATGTCTCCCTATGCAGAGAACTCACAGATTTCGAGTTACCTCTGAAGTCACTTACCAGCCTAACAAAGTTGCGAAATGCTGCTGAACGTGACCCCAAGATTAAAGATGCATACCTTGAATCTGTTCGATCTGTTACAACAATTGTAAATAAAAGATTCGGAAAGTTAATGTGGCAGGAAGAAGAAGTGGCGGTGAACCAGCCAGCAGATGAGGAGTCCATACA ATGTCAACACCATTCATTTCAAATCATGAAATGTACCAGACAGGAATGTGCTTATTGCACTCTAAATCCACCAAGACTGTCAGATAAAATTTTTGAGAAGCTGCACTACCTACCTGATCCAGTCCTTGGAAAGGATGGCGACACCTACCTGCCTTTCAATCAGGTGTATGGCAAAGAGACAAATGATGGTGGTCGACCCAGTTTACAGTCCAAAGCCCAGCCAACTGCAAGgaacaaagaaaaaaaagacGTCCTTGTGGCAGATAAATTCCGTCGAGTGGTTGTCTGCGGGAAATGCCAAAAACCAAGTGTGATTTACTCTAGAAAGAAACTATCTGCAAGTGACGAAAAGAATATCAGTAGAATGAAGGAAGAGAGGGTCTATGTTTGTGGTAGTCAATTATTTGAATCTGGTCTCCTCAGTGACCAGTTTGTGGTGAGAGAGGGCATTACATGTGCTTCTCCAGTAAAAACCACTTATTATGCGGAGAAAATGGCTTCTTTTCCTGATGTGTGTTTCCACTGCGTTCACCCTGAAATTGCTTTAACAGCAGCAGTACAACAAAAAAAGGAAGAATATGGCATAGTGAGGCCTATATGCATAAACTGCCTTGTGTCAGGAAAGGAAATAGTCTGCAGGAATGCTGTCAGAGTAGTCAAAAAGAAGAGGACATGA
- the LOC137405296 gene encoding protein FAM200C-like, with the protein MLGPDAVKDIAEVPLSDNTIASRIDNMSTDIESHVLENIRISRKFALQVDESTDISGHSQLLANARFVDENAIRENFLFCKTLPEKNNWRRNFSVTLQYLNHGELTWENCTSVCTDGANAELCEQNKKP; encoded by the coding sequence ATGCTTGGCCCAGACGCAGTTAAAGACATAGCTGAAGTACCGCTCTCTGATAACACAATTGCCAGTCGTATTGATAACATGTCTACAGACATCGAAAGCCATGTTTTGGAAAATATACGCATCAGTAGGAAATTTGCGTTGCAAGTTGATGAGTCTACAGATATTAGTGGACATTCTCAGCTCCTGGCTAATGCGCGTTTTGTGGATGAAAATGCCATTAGAGAAAACTTCCTATTTTGCAAGACACTGCCAGAAAAAAACAACTGGAGAAGAAATTTTTCAGTCACATTGCAATATCTGAACCATGGAGAACTTACATGGGAAAACTGCACAAGCGTTTGCACAGATGGAGCAAACGCAGAACTTTGTGAGCAGAACAAAAAACCTTGA